A genome region from Manis javanica isolate MJ-LG chromosome 3, MJ_LKY, whole genome shotgun sequence includes the following:
- the AMIGO3 gene encoding amphoterin-induced protein 3 yields MGAQVRPPSGALAGYLGAARWPCGGPPWREPGAACGVPAMAWLALLGVLPSVLRVGSGSPEPESLLRPAPQSCPYRCVCAADLLSCAGLGLRDVPAPLPTPAADLDLSHNALQRLRPGWLAPLARLRALRLGHNELGALGRGAFTNASGLRLLDLSSNALRALGRHDLDGLGALEVLLLFNNRLTHLDQRAFHGLGALSRLYLGRNELASFSFAHLHGLGATHLRTLDLSANRLGRVPVPALAALPAFLKNGLYLHNNPLPCDCRLYHLLRRWHQRGLSAVRDFAREYVCLAFQVPESRVRFFDHSRVFENCSAAQARGLERPEQQLRVQLGRPLTLRCNASAPATRTVWVSPQQELLRAPGSRDGSIAVLADGSLAISDVQPRHEGVFVCLATGPRLHHNQTHEYNVSVRFPHPEPEAFSTGFTTLLGCAAGLGLVLLYLFAPPCPGCRRSSRRCRCRRRRRRPRSPVQELRAPPSALGSPPPSRKASAHKHVVFLEPGGRGLSGRVRLAVAEDFDLYNPVGLRFQAGSGSTSSTGSGDLVMT; encoded by the coding sequence ATGGGAGCCCAGGTCCGCCCCCCGAGCGGCGCCCTCGCCGGGTATTTAGGAGCCGCGCGCTGGCCCTGCGGCGGGCCGCCCTGGAGGGAGCCTGGCGCGGCTTGCGGAGTGCCCGCCATGGCCTGGCTGGCGCTACTGGGCGTGCTGCCGAGCGTGCTACGCGTCGGGTCCGGCTCCCCAGAGCCTGAGAGCCTTCTGCGCCCTGCGCCCCAGAGCTGCCCCTACAGATGCGTGTGCGCCGCCGACCTGCTGAGCTGTGCGGGCCTCGGGCTGCGGGACGTGCCGGCCCCCTTACCCACCCCCGCCGCCGACCTCGACCTGAGCCACAACGCGCTCCAGCGCCTGCGCCCCGGCTGGCTGGCGCCCCTGGCCCGGCTGCGCGCCCTGCGCCTGGGCCACAATGAGCTGGGCGCGCTGGGCCGCGGGGCCTTCACCAACGCCAGTGGCCTGCGGCTGCTCGACCTGTCGTCGAACGCACTGCGGGCGCTGGGCCGCCACGACCTCGACGGGCTCGGGGCACTGGAGGTGCTGCTGCTCTTCAACAACCGCCTGACGCACCTGGACCAGCGCGCCTTCCACGGCCTGGGCGCGCTCAGCCGGCTCTACCTGGGCCGCAACGAACTCGCCTCCTTCTCCTTCGCCCACCTGCACGGCCTGGGCGCCACCCACCTCCGCACCCTGGATCTCTCCGCCAACCGCCTGGGGCGCGTCCCCGTGCCTGCCCTGGCCGCGCTGCCCGCCTTCCTCAAGAACGGCCTCTACCTGCACAACAACCCGCTGCCCTGTGACTGCCGCCTCTACCACCTGCTGCGGCGCTGGCACCAGCGGGGCCTGAGCGCTGTGCGGGACTTCGCTCGGGAGTACGTGTGCCTGGCCTTCCAGGTGCCCGAGTCCCGCGTCCGCTTCTTCGATCACAGCCGCGTCTTTGAGAACTGCTCGGCGGCCCAGGCCCGGGGCCTGGAGCGGCCGGAGCAGCAGCTGCGCGTGCAGCTGGGTCGGCCCCTGACGCTGCGGTGCAACGCCAGCGCCCCGGCCACGCGCACTGTCTGGGTCTCCCCACAACAGGAGCTGCTCCGGGCGCCCGGATCACGCGACGGCAGCATCGCGGTGCTGGCTGATGGCAGCCTGGCCATCAGCGACGTGCAACCGCGGCACGAGGGGGTCTTTGTGTGCCTGGCCACCGGGCCGCGCCTGCATCACAACCAGACGCACGAGTACAACGTGAGCGTGCGCTTCCCGCACCCCGAGCCCGAGGCTTTCAGCACCGGCTTCACCACGCTGCTGGGCTGCGCCGCGGGCCTGGGGCTCGTACTGCTCTACCTGTTCGCGCCGCCCTGCCCCGGCTGCCGCCGCTCCTCccgccgctgccgctgccgccgccgccgccgccgcccacgGAGCCCGGTCCAGGAGCTGCGCGCGCCGCCCTCGGCGCTGGGCAGCCCGCCGCCCAGCCGCAAGGCCAGTGCGCACAAGCACGTGGTTTTCCTGGAGCCGGGCGGCCGGGGCCTCAGCGGTCGCGTGCGGCTGGCGGTAGCCGAGGACTTTGACCTCTACAACCCCGTGGGCCTGCGGTTCCAGGCCGGCTCCGGGTCCACCAGCTCCACAGGCTCCGGGGACCTGGTGATGACCTAA
- the GMPPB gene encoding mannose-1-phosphate guanylyltransferase catalytic subunit beta isoform X2, which produces MKALILVGGYGTRLRPLTLSIPKPLVDFCNKPILLHQVEALAALGIRISMSHEEEPLGTAGPLALARDLLSETADPFFVLNSDVICDFPFQAMVQFHRHHGQEGSILVTKVEEPSKYGVVVCEADTGRVHRFVEKPQVFVSNKINAGMYVLSPAVLQRIQLQPTSIEKEIFPVMAKEGQLYAMELQGFWMDIGQPKDFLTGMCLFLQSLRQQQPEQLHSGPGFVGNVLVDPSARIGQNCRIGPNVSLGPGVVVEDGVCIRRCTVLQGAHIRSHSWLESCIVGWRCHVGQWVRMENVTVLGEDVIVNDELYLNGASVLPHKSIGESVPEPRIIM; this is translated from the exons ATGAAGGCGTTGATCTTAGTGGGCGGCTATGGGACGCGCCTGCGGCCGCTGACACTAAGCATCCCGAAGCCCCTGGTGGACTTCTGCAATAAGCCCATCCTGCTGCACCAAGTGGAAGCGCTGGCCGCG CTTGGAATCCGAATCTCCATGTCCCATGAAGAGGAACCTCTGGGGACAG ccgggCCCCTGGCTCTGGCCCGCGACCTGCTCTCCGAGACTGCAGACCCTTTCTTCGTCCTCAACAGTGACGTGATCTGCGATTTCCCTTTCCAAGCCATGGTGCAGTTCCACCGGCACCATGGCCAGGAGGGCTCAATCCTG GTGACCAAAGTGGAGGAGCCCTCGAAGTATGGTGTTGTGGTGTGTGAGGCCGACACAGGCCGCGTTCACCGCTTCGTGGAGAAGCCGCAGGTGTTTGTGTCGAACAAGATCAATGCGGGCATGTACGTCCTGAGCCCTGCTGTGCTGCAGCGTATTCAG CTGCAGCCCACGTCCATTGAGAAGGAGATCTTCCCTGTCATGGCCAAGGAGGGACAGCTATATGCCATGGAGCTACAGG GCTTCTGGATGGACATTGGGCAGCCCAAGGACTTCCTCACCGGCATGTGCCTTTTCCTCCAATCACTGCGACAGCAGCAGCCTGAGCAACTGCACTCAGGTCCTGGCTTTGTGGGCAACGTGCTGGTG GACCCAAGTGCCCGCATTGGTCAGAACTGTAGAATTGGTCCCAACGTGAGCCTGGGTCCTGGCGTGGTGGTGGAGGATGGCGTGTGTATCCGGCGGTGCACAGTGCTGCAGGGGGCCCACATCCGCTCCCACTCCTGGCTCGAGTCCTGTATTGTTGGCTGGCGCTGCCACGTGGGGCAGTGG GTGCGCATGGAGAATGTGACGGTGCTGGGTGAGGACGTCATAGTCAACGACGAGCTCTACCTCAACGGGGCCAGTGTGCTGCCCCACAAGTCTATTGGCGAGTCAGTGCCAGAGCCACGCATCATCATGTAA
- the GMPPB gene encoding mannose-1-phosphate guanylyltransferase catalytic subunit beta isoform X1, whose translation MKALILVGGYGTRLRPLTLSIPKPLVDFCNKPILLHQVEALAAAGVDHVILAVSYMSQVLEKEMKAQEQRLGIRISMSHEEEPLGTAGPLALARDLLSETADPFFVLNSDVICDFPFQAMVQFHRHHGQEGSILVTKVEEPSKYGVVVCEADTGRVHRFVEKPQVFVSNKINAGMYVLSPAVLQRIQLQPTSIEKEIFPVMAKEGQLYAMELQGFWMDIGQPKDFLTGMCLFLQSLRQQQPEQLHSGPGFVGNVLVDPSARIGQNCRIGPNVSLGPGVVVEDGVCIRRCTVLQGAHIRSHSWLESCIVGWRCHVGQWVRMENVTVLGEDVIVNDELYLNGASVLPHKSIGESVPEPRIIM comes from the exons ATGAAGGCGTTGATCTTAGTGGGCGGCTATGGGACGCGCCTGCGGCCGCTGACACTAAGCATCCCGAAGCCCCTGGTGGACTTCTGCAATAAGCCCATCCTGCTGCACCAAGTGGAAGCGCTGGCCGCG GCTGGCGTGGACCACGTGATTCTGGCCGTGAGCTACATGTCTCAGGTGCTGGAGAAGGAAATGAAGGCGCAGGAGCAGAGG CTTGGAATCCGAATCTCCATGTCCCATGAAGAGGAACCTCTGGGGACAG ccgggCCCCTGGCTCTGGCCCGCGACCTGCTCTCCGAGACTGCAGACCCTTTCTTCGTCCTCAACAGTGACGTGATCTGCGATTTCCCTTTCCAAGCCATGGTGCAGTTCCACCGGCACCATGGCCAGGAGGGCTCAATCCTG GTGACCAAAGTGGAGGAGCCCTCGAAGTATGGTGTTGTGGTGTGTGAGGCCGACACAGGCCGCGTTCACCGCTTCGTGGAGAAGCCGCAGGTGTTTGTGTCGAACAAGATCAATGCGGGCATGTACGTCCTGAGCCCTGCTGTGCTGCAGCGTATTCAG CTGCAGCCCACGTCCATTGAGAAGGAGATCTTCCCTGTCATGGCCAAGGAGGGACAGCTATATGCCATGGAGCTACAGG GCTTCTGGATGGACATTGGGCAGCCCAAGGACTTCCTCACCGGCATGTGCCTTTTCCTCCAATCACTGCGACAGCAGCAGCCTGAGCAACTGCACTCAGGTCCTGGCTTTGTGGGCAACGTGCTGGTG GACCCAAGTGCCCGCATTGGTCAGAACTGTAGAATTGGTCCCAACGTGAGCCTGGGTCCTGGCGTGGTGGTGGAGGATGGCGTGTGTATCCGGCGGTGCACAGTGCTGCAGGGGGCCCACATCCGCTCCCACTCCTGGCTCGAGTCCTGTATTGTTGGCTGGCGCTGCCACGTGGGGCAGTGG GTGCGCATGGAGAATGTGACGGTGCTGGGTGAGGACGTCATAGTCAACGACGAGCTCTACCTCAACGGGGCCAGTGTGCTGCCCCACAAGTCTATTGGCGAGTCAGTGCCAGAGCCACGCATCATCATGTAA